The nucleotide window tGTTGGATAGAACCTAggagtagcagtagcagtagtacatttatatccagcAATTCCTACTAAGAGTTCAAGGTAGTATCAACTATTCTTCtccccatttatcctcacaacaacactgtgaagtAGGTTTGTCTGAGCCaatgaccagcccaaggtcacccagtaagcttaatggctgtgaggatttgaactgcTAAACTACACTGACTCACAGCTTCAGCTTAGAGAGTGTAGGCTTTGTGGATGTAACAAAACCCTTTAATTGACAGTGATAGGTTGAGTCTACAATATACTCTTACATTCCTTAATGTAATAGATGTCTGGTGAATTTTCTACCAGACTGCAAATTGAACAAGAGGTGAAATGTAAATATTGTCATATCTGCACCCCCCCAACTACACACATGAATACATTGCACTGTTGCCCAGCATCAgggattccccactcctgccctacaAAGAATATGTCCACTTCTGTCTCTCGTCTAGCTTCAATCAgtgacattaaaataaatattctttATAATGCTCATGTGGGATTTCTTGCTGGAAGAGGCATTATAGAAAGCATGCTGAGGGTTCCCAGAAGGACCCATTACACTCTTATTAGAGTTACAATAAAGTTCTTTGCATCTATTCATTTAATTTCTCTAGAGTTTATCAAAGTTGTCCATTCACTCCACAAGGACAGTGTTCAGTTAATCGCTTTGGACCTTATTCCTGCAGCCAAGAGTTCAAATTTAGAGCAGAAATTAATGGGGGATCATTAAGACAATCCATCTCAGAGGAGTTGCATCTCATTAACTCTTAGGCAGCATCCTCATGTCCCCATGCAACTAATTGTACATATTTTATATTAGAATGACACTGTTATTTAAAATGACCAGACTACGAAGCTGAGTTAAACTTTAATTGAGCTTTTATCATAAGTCAACTATTAGTATTACTCATTAGCGTGTTCACAGCCTATGGATAACAGGTACCATTTAGCAATGATGGCTGATTTGCTCTGATGCCACAGTGAGCCCACATAGGTAGGAGTATCATGGCCCTTCTGGTTGCCATTAGCTTGGCTGCTCTGATGTCAGAGAAGGGCAGGGCAGCTTTTGATAAGGCAGCTACTAAAGGGGGAAGGTTGTGAAAACACTAAAATCCGAACAAGTGAAGTACATGCACAACTGATGATAAACTAAACAATATGTGTTTTCCTAAAGATATATTTTGAAGGATATTTTTATACTTTTGAACTGATTTAATCTGTATTTTCACCATGATTCCTGAGATTTTCAGTGGAAAACCAGTGCCACAGAGACACATGCTGCTAATGTATGtgatttcacagaatcatagaatagtagagttggaaggggcctataaggccatctagtccaactcattgatcaatacaggaatccagtttaaagcataaTTTATATGCTAAGCAGTGTGTATGCCTCAGGAGTACCGGGAGGAGGAGATGACATAATATAGAAGTTGGCACAAAGTTCAGCTTCCTGTTATTATcttcctgttttctttttcaCAAGGAAGTTTATTCCCACCCATCTCCTCAATCAGACCTTTCCTCATCTTCACCTTATGTTTTGATCATAGCCAGTGACTGAGACTTGTCCCTTTCAACCACAAAACCTGTGAGAGCATCACCGCAATGTACTGTCCTAATGAACATGTTTGCATGAGAGCAAAAGCTCATGCATCCTTAAGACCCACAAAAGCCATGATGCAATGTCCCCACGAGTGAAATACACATGCACAGGAACAcattacatggggctgcctttaaagatggttcaGAATCTGGTACAAAATGTAGCTGCCCAGATACTGGGTGGGGCCATGACGTCTGAACAAATTACACAAATATTGTACTACtcacatgtttccttgtcctaaTTAAAGTGTGAGTGATGACCTTTAAAGCCGTAAATAGGTAACTTGAAGGACTGCTTTTCttcatatgaacctgcccatgtCTACCAAACTGTTTCTGAGGCCCTGCTTGTGTGCCCATCGATTAGAGCAATCAGGCTGGTGAGCAGGCAGGATCTTTTTAccagtgaaatttatttattttatttatttattttttatttatttatttattttattacatttttagaccgccctatagcaataagctcccagggtggtgtacagcataataaaacaggttaaaatacaagtggatgtagatacacaataaaacataattaaaatttttcaattttaaattcaaattttaaaatttttaaaatttttaaaatgcctgggcgaagaggtaggtctttacctggcgccgaaaagataacaaagaaggcgccaggcgtatctcatcagggagggcgttccatagttcgggggccaccactgagaaggccctagctctagttatcgttctccgtgcctccctatgcgttgggacacggagaagggcctttgacgtcgagcgcagcaaccgggtaggtacatagcgggagagggaAATGAAGCTTGTCTGGTCTCATTTCAAATCTGGAGGACTCAATTCCAAATTAGATCAAAGCCCCACCTCCATATATTTTTAAGTGGGCCTTAAAGACACGCCCATTCTCTGCAGCTTTCATGGAATAATTATAATTGGGCTGCAGACATGGTGCTTTTATTGCGGCTTTTATTATGTTCTATTGTTGCTTCATTATTTATTTGCATGTATTGTGTTAAGGCCTGCTATCGATCAGTTGCCAAGGGCCAAGTCCTCACACAGCAACATATATAGAGAAATAAAAGCAATGGAACATTGGCAGAATATGAAGCACTGAGCAGCTACAGACAAACGGATGCACAAGAGAAACTGAATTAGATTATCTAAACCAGGGACGgaaaacatttttcagcccaagggccatgttACCTTCTCAGCAGCTTTCTGAGGGCTACATGCTAGTGGTAGGcgatgccagaggcaaaagtgggtagagcaacaaatgtacattttagtTTTGTACAGAAGactagtttttacacacacacctctgtcctccagcaagacaagcaagaggcattacagAATTCAAGAACAATTTTTAGCCAGGTAAAAACAATTGGGGTataaagcagggccagtaagggggTGAGGGCTGGTGAGAGGGGGGCCAGTAGAGGAtttcaagggccagataaagaagcCTGGAGAGCCTCATTTGGCCCtcgggcttgaggttccccaagCCCACCCCTGACCTAAACTCTCTTAAGGAAAGAAAAATGTGGAAAAATATGCActactgatgaatttttatgaggattttttaaagcaaactgttgcagaaatatggagaactgatcttaagattggaaatatgagaaacagagaaacaaaaAATTACAGATTCATCTTTCCCTAAAGCAGTTCAGGGCAGGGACATGTCGCCATGTACAGTGAAGTGCCGTGTAAATCTTTGCAAtttctgctttctaaagtttaTTTACACCTGAGCAGGGAAAAAAAAAATGGCAATGTCCTTCCCATCTTCCATTGCCCTCTATCAACTTTTTTCCTTACCCCAAAGAACTGATGCAATTTGAAAACCCAAAAATATGCAGGGTCATTCCTACCATGTAGCAGGGTGGAGTACCCACTTGGACAGAACCACAAGGGGCGGGGGGGAAATAGATAAAGGCAGAAATTGGTATTTGAATGGTGATGcaagactttgtgtgtgtgttggtccTAGGAGAGATAGAAAAACAATGTGGGTTCTGCGCTGAACAGCAAAATGATTTGAGTTGGTACTGGAAGTGTGGATCAGACAGAATTATTTACAGCTAAGGGAATATCTGCAATCTTCATCTTGAAACTGAGTTGAAAAGCTGATCATAAGGCCATTAAGCCTCATTTTTGTACTTTTCCCTTGTCCCCCATCCCCTGCGTTGTGTAACATCTTGCTTGATAAAGAGTTCTTAATATGCACAAATTTATGGATCTTGGTACAGAATTGCAACTCCCTCCCTGTGCATAAAATATCTGCCTGTATATATCCAGGAACAGTCAAGAAGGATGCATATAGCAATGATCACGCTGTGAACAGAATGGAAAATGTTTTTGGAAAACATAGGAGCCAGCAACATTGTCTAGGTGCAGATGCAGACCAGGGTACAGAAGGCTCCTGTCCTTTTTCTGGTGCATTCTGGTCTACTCGGTCTGTCCCTCTGGACCCTGTGTGCTGCCTTGAGTCacttcaaatatttatttttaaatatatgtagtttataaaaaataaaataaacagataaaaatattAGATGAATATATTTCCACCAAGCCCTCTATATCTGTGCAGCTGATttcaatggccaatggtcaggggtgatggaagctgtagtctaacaTCTACAGGGCAATAGGTTCCCTATCCCCACCTTAGAAGAAACTACCAAAGGCATCCCATAATCCTAGATTCTAAAGTGAAGCTTCAAAATGCCATTGTGACCTTTGAAAGCCAATTCTGAGGCAGGAATTCTGTGTCACACACAGAGATTCTAAACCGGTGGTGGGGAAACTTCTTCAGTCTGAGGGcgacattcccttgtgggcaactttccaggggctgcGTGATGGGTGGAGCtcgaggcaaaagtgggtggagcaacagatgtgacatgCACCTTTGTACCGTAGGCTGCTTTTCAGTCACAGAAAAGCCAGAGATTTCGACACTCTCCCACATTAATACCCAGatctcttcatccaggcaagaaGCAGGATcgcagttcaaggatacatttcagCCAGACAAACACACTCAAGGAGAGCATGCAGCAAGGAAAATGAGGGGTACGTCCTGGGCAGAGGCCTCAGGAGCACATGTGATCCATGGAGCTCAAATTCTCATCCCTTGTTTTAAACCTACGGTGGCATTTACCTTGTGGAattgttaggaaatattttatttcctaggccccaagagttgtcaagagttgtcaagaaacGCTACCTTATTGCCAGAGCTAGTGCCGCAATGAATCATGGAACATAGAGAGGGTGGGGGACACAAGACTCTAAGTTTCGCTTCTTCTCTCATGAGAGAAGAACACCCAGAGGCGCCTGTAAGGCTGTAACATCTTGGAAAATGAGATAAAGTGTATCCCCTCTGATTTGTTGCTATTTCTCTGTCTTGCTTCACTATACACATCCTGCACATTGTAGCTAATTCAGCACAAAGTGAGAACTGTTCTCAAAATACCGTATTAGAAATTGTATCTATAAGATTTACGTCACACTGCTGAGTGGGTAACTTTCACAGGCATACTAGCAACATCTTTATCACTTTTAGTGTCAATCTAATTCTTTTCCTCGCCTTTTCTTAGTTCTTATCTCAGAATAAGTTTTCTGagattgacaagtgtatgaatTCATTATCAATCTCTCACTTTTTAGAATTATAAGAAATGTAATAAGGATAACAGATGCGCTTGCTTATCTCTGTAAAACTGTATTCCCTTTGTTATGATTTTAATAATATTATACTTTGTTTTGCTCATGAAACCTATATAAATGATGCTTCAGTTATTAAACGGTGCTCTCTCTTctgtcagactgctgtctgtacagtttagagaccccttcttgatcaagcagtattgtGTGTGTCTATTTGTgttttggtatctggctgaaccacTGAGACAGGTAAATTAAATTACCAAGCTTGCACTCCTATTCAGGGCTGAGGGGTGCACTGGCTCGCCCCTGCACAGTGAGGGGCGGGCGCTTAGATTTGGACCCAACAGAATGATGTCCCCATAGAGATCAGGCAGCTTCCAACAATAGATTGTTTCcaccaacatttaaaaacatacctgTTTACCTGGGCATTTTCCTGACCTTTAATTCCGATTCTGCTGTTCCTGGTTACTGTGAATCATATTTTAATGTTGTCTTGTGACTGATATGTTAACTTTGTTTTATTGAGACAGTTTAATTATTAGCTTGTTATTTTATTGGTTTGTGAACCGCCGTGGTAATTCTTTTTGAAATGAAAGACAGTATATACATTCTTTTAATAAATACTAGGGGCTtcacccctgcttgctttgcacacctccaccaccccacacacacccaggaACTCCCAAACAGACAtacacagggactcccaaacatacACTGAGTCCCAAACAGGTCTCCCCCAAATGAGTCACAAAGTGTCCTCTTCTCCTCCACCCCAAACAGATCACccaccttcctcctctccttccctttaGAACTTCTTCTGCAAGAAGTAGAAAAGCAGATGACTGAGGTGTGCAACAAGAACAGTGGGGAGTGGCTAGGGCACCGCCTCAATAACACAGCTCAAACTTCAACTTCTGTTTTCAGAGGTGGAACACTTCCAGCTATCCAATGCTGAGGATGCATGAAGATGGATATTACTATTGTGCTTGCCTGTGAACTTCAGagcatttttctcttgtccgtTGATATTACACTGATGATGAGTTTAATGGCATTCAGCACCAATAAATTGAAACAGAAACACATACATTCCAGCAACCTTAAATATTTTGAAGTATGGAAGGAAATGAAATCCTTGTAATGAAGCTTCAGTAATGGGCTTACACTTCTAGTAATGAACACAGTCTAccagttgtgtgtgtatgtgtgtgtgtatctccagcaattttaatatattgtttttaacataaaacaaatacgacattcagcaggaaaagacagtaAAAAGGACTAACATTTTAAAGAAGAAATATACACTTGTACAAATATTCACTGAACAGAGACTCAAGTATCTCAGTTCAAGATAAACTTTGCAAATTGAAAGTGTTTATGCTAAATaagagaacatttatttattgatgAATTCATTTATTGAGTGGCATACTTTATTCCAAGTGTAGAAATGGGAGAGGGAAAATCCCTGGTGTAGGAAATCTCCAAGGGGGTGGTGGGGAGTCAAAATTAAGAACTGTGCTTATGCCATGCACTGGACTCCATATATTGTATTAACATTATTTGCAGTAGATTGTACTGAAGagatttaagaaagaaagaaagaaagaaagaaagaaagaaagaaagaaagaaagaaagaaagaaagaaagaaagaaagaaagaaagaaagaaagaaagaaagaaagaaagatcccTGCCCCACGGAGCTTACAATGCATAATTCAAAAGCTGAGGTGATAAGAGAGGAAAAAGAGGCAACGAAGGAAAGAAATAGGCAAAGACAGCATGGGATAAATATTAGCAAATGTAATAATGTACTTTAGTTAGTTAATTATCATTCCAGGATTTTGTACCCTGATCCTCAAGCAGCAGCCTCCAAGGTTAGCCAATACAAAATTGAAatataagcaaaataaaataccaataaTCAAGcatatacagcagcagcagcagaaaaaaaatgACAGCCAAATTAAAACTTAAATGGgatctaaaatgcctgggagaataaaatggTGTTCAAAACATCAAGGTTGTCAATGGGAAAGCCTCCTTGGGGAGCGCATTCCAGAGCCAGAGAAAGGGATTTCTTTGATTCACGTAACTCaagggtgaggaatctttttcagcccaggcGCTAGATGGAGAACTGGTCCCCCTgcattatgatgtcaggtgacaacttcaaaggggctcactGTCAATGCTAATCTGTCATAATTTAAACAgattgtcaatttctgttcttccTTGCTGAGAGTTTAGGTTACTTTGgtacagaataggataaaatggGATGATATGGAATAGAATAAGATAATAGTATCCCCCATCTTCAGAATTAGGATCACTTTGATGCCTGTTTTATATTACTGAGAAATGCAAATGCCTAAGCCTCACATTCCCTTTCCAGCTTTAGTGCCATTTATGAATGATCATCCTCTTCAAGGCCCCTTTCACCTCCTTGTTTCTAAGGCTGTAGATCAAGGGGTTCAACATGGGGGTAATCACCCCATACAACATGCTCACCAGCCTGTCCTGGTCTGGATGGTGGCTGGAGGAAGGACGTATATAAGTGAAGATGGTGGTCCCATAGAAAAGGCACACCACCATAAGATGAGAGGCACAAGTGGAGAAGGCCTTGTGCTTCCCTTCGGTGGAACGGATCCTAAGGATGGTAGAGATTATGTGGATGTAGGAGACCAGTGTCACCAGAAAAGCCCCCACACCAAAAATACCCCCAACAATAAGGACAACCATCTCGGCCATATAGGTGGAAGCACATGATAAGGCCATCACTGGTGGAATGTCACAGTAGTATTGATTTACTCTATTGGATTTGCAGAAAGGTAGAGTGAAAGTCAGCACTGTATGTAGCAAGGAGTTGAGGAACCCAGTGATCCATGTACCAGCAGTCATCTGGAGGCAAAGCTTCTTGCTCATAATGAGTGTGTATCGCAAGGGGTTGCATATAGCCACATAGCGGTCATAGGCCATGGCAGCCAAGAGGAAGACCTCAGTCCCTGCCAGGGCTACAAAGAAGTAGAGCTGAAGCACACAGCCAGCAAAGGATATGGTATTGTTCTCTGACAAAaggttctccagcattttgggcACTGTAGCTGTGGGGCAGAAGATGTCCAGCAAGGAAAGGTTACTGAGGAAGAAATACATGGGGTTGTGCAAGTGTGAGTCAGCTCCTATGGCAAGAAGGATGATGCCGTTTCCCACCAGGGTGACCAGGTAGATGAGCAAAAAGGCAGCAAACAGGGAGAAGCGAACAGCTGGGAGATCAGAAAGTCCCATTAGGATGAATTCTGTCACTAGCGTGCTGTTCCCTAATTCTCTGCCCAGAGAAGAGGTTTCCTGCCAGAGGTTGAACGCATAAAAGACATATTAAGTATGTCAAAGGCTACAGGCGTAGACAAGAAAAGCCCTTCTTTTGCTTTTAAAAGTATTAAACAAATGGCTGTGATTCTTACTAAGCAGGAATGGAACGTCCCTGTTCAGAGACTCCATACCTTTCCCCCATAGttcagcactctctctctctctctctctctctctctctctctctctcccattcttCCACAGAAAATGCTACTACCATAAGATttattaaaactaaaacaaaccAATCTTCTcagttatttccattttgaaatgttACTTGCACTTTTAAGACAGTGATGGGGAGCCTTCTTCAACCCAAGGGTCTCATTGCCTTCTGGGACCAGTGACAGAAGTGGGCAGAAACCACAACAAATGAATACATTGCTTGCTTTTTAAcaatttaaatcttgaatttatccaagcATGAGCATGTAACAGGGTCACAGTAAATTTTAActctcttttgttttccttccccATCTGCTCTTGCACTTAATGTAGTACTGCCAAACTCAGATCAGGTAGTAACATAACTGGTTTACAACTGATaacacttgagttctttgcatggttcagggttggcactgggggaaagcagagctcttgtgcctttaacaactgtcTGTCAGCCAAACTGacaagcttaattaaataaataaaaataaataaataaataaacattaaacacGGTAATACTTTTCTACTACAGAACTACAGTTAcgaggaaagcttcacctgttgacattctatCTGTCAGATAACTTATTACTTGTGGGTGGCCCCTGATTTATTTTTGGtcccgcatgcaaagcagggtgCAAATTTTCATATGGCATTAAGTgggcacattttatgcaaatttatgtCTTCTTTTATGAGTGTAGCAAGGGATCCAATCCACACAGAGTATTCTTGGCCAAGAACATCCTGTCGGCACCCCTGCATACGTAGCATCTAACAGAGGCTCCTTAGAACGCCTGTTGCCTCCTCCAGTCCCCCCTCCCATCCTGAAACCATGACCAGATGCAAACTCTATGGCTTGACCATCAGCCTGGTTTATtcctctttctccccaccccccccaGCCTTTGTTTGTTTACCCTCTAGCCTGAAGAAAAGTTctgaagaactcaaaagcttgcacaccaATTCATGACATTTTGGTTGGGCTAATAAAGGCATGTCCTTAATATGGATGTTTGAATATTTCAGTAAGAACACCCATCTAGCCTATCTTTCTATTCATCTGAGCATCCTTTCCAGAACATTCCATGTACTGCTCCCATTGCACATAGCCTTGCTTGATATTTATGAACCTCTTTAGTTTCAGCTGTTCTACCTTACTGAACCTACAACTGTTCCCATCTTCCATAACCCTCAGTCCTAGATATTACAATAGCCCCATTAAGCTAATATCTATTAATACTCACTGGCAATGAGTGGCGCATATTCATTCCTCCAAACAGTCACAGCTACAAATCACTCTCATGTGCCTTGAGATCAAGCAAGGATCATCTGTGCTTCCAGCAGCCCACCCTTCTCCTTTAAGTCTCCACATAAGGAGCTCAAGGGAATAGCAATCATGTATATATGTCCCTTGACCAATGTTAAGAATCAAGACGTAGAGTGATATATGATTTCCCAGCATGATAAACTGAAGTGCTATGAGTAATCTCCATTCAAGAAGGCATTACTCCCTGTAATGTTAATGGAATCCAATCTGTGTTTTATGTATCCCAGTTCAACACAGTGGAGTAGTTCCACTCCAGATTTTACACACATCTCAGGAGCTCTAGAGAGTAGGCCTTGAGGCAGTTGCAGAGACAGAATTCTTTGCTCCTGCCTCATGGTTTGGTCACCATCCTTTGTGTAAAGAGTACATCCTTATACTCCCCACAGTTTGGTTGGCTCCTTCCCACATGAACAAGCATTagacacaaaaagaaaagtaGCCGAAACCATACTTCAGCACCCCCAGCCTCATCGAATTTGTATGAGGTACCACTTAAATTCAGAc belongs to Rhineura floridana isolate rRhiFlo1 chromosome 11, rRhiFlo1.hap2, whole genome shotgun sequence and includes:
- the LOC133367489 gene encoding olfactory receptor 5V1-like; the encoded protein is MQGTFKELLETSSLGRELGNSTLVTEFILMGLSDLPAVRFSLFAAFLLIYLVTLVGNGIILLAIGADSHLHNPMYFFLSNLSLLDIFCPTATVPKMLENLLSENNTISFAGCVLQLYFFVALAGTEVFLLAAMAYDRYVAICNPLRYTLIMSKKLCLQMTAGTWITGFLNSLLHTVLTFTLPFCKSNRVNQYYCDIPPVMALSCASTYMAEMVVLIVGGIFGVGAFLVTLVSYIHIISTILRIRSTEGKHKAFSTCASHLMVVCLFYGTTIFTYIRPSSSHHPDQDRLVSMLYGVITPMLNPLIYSLRNKEVKGALKRMIIHKWH